From Pandoraea norimbergensis, the proteins below share one genomic window:
- a CDS encoding porin → MTRLAARLAARRIPLASLLAVLLTPALLAVAAPAEAQSSVQLYGIIDAGLTYFSNLNGHGTFVANDGAIQANRWGLRGTEDLGDGRRVIFALENGFNLYSGTMVQSGVLFSRQAWLGLQDNTLGTLTLGKQYDFFWDNLTQFTMGQLAGQYSWHPGDFDHLAGTLHINNAIKYTSPNWAGLTVGGLYATPSSDVSAGTGRVFAFGAKYANDGLSLGAAYTNTHNSGVNAPTQAGTTIFPDLPPGPAVLDNIASWGVGGSYRYGPNTTRLLFTSTRFRNGNESAVMNTYEANQIYRWGPAWTFMAGYWYSKMGVQKWQNVTGLADYALSKRTDVYVEATWLYAGGGAAPVFLGGGAAPTFVKGTYTGQGPSSTAVRIGMRHTF, encoded by the coding sequence ATGACTCGCCTTGCTGCACGCCTTGCTGCACGCCGTATTCCGCTCGCTTCCCTGCTTGCTGTTCTGTTGACCCCGGCCTTGCTGGCCGTTGCCGCGCCCGCCGAGGCGCAAAGCTCGGTGCAGTTGTACGGGATCATCGACGCCGGCCTTACGTACTTCAGCAACCTGAACGGTCACGGCACCTTTGTCGCGAACGACGGCGCGATTCAGGCCAACCGTTGGGGCCTGCGTGGCACCGAGGATCTGGGCGACGGACGCCGTGTCATCTTCGCCCTCGAGAACGGGTTCAATCTCTACTCCGGCACGATGGTGCAGTCCGGCGTGCTGTTCAGCCGGCAGGCGTGGTTGGGGCTTCAGGACAACACGCTGGGTACGCTGACGCTCGGCAAGCAGTACGACTTCTTCTGGGACAACCTCACGCAGTTCACGATGGGGCAGTTGGCGGGGCAGTACTCGTGGCACCCGGGTGACTTCGACCATCTGGCCGGCACGCTGCACATCAACAACGCCATCAAGTACACGTCGCCAAACTGGGCGGGGCTGACGGTGGGCGGCTTGTACGCCACGCCGTCGTCCGATGTTTCCGCCGGGACCGGACGTGTGTTTGCCTTCGGCGCGAAGTATGCGAACGACGGCCTCAGTCTCGGCGCGGCTTACACCAATACTCACAACTCCGGTGTCAACGCACCCACGCAGGCCGGGACGACGATTTTCCCGGATCTGCCGCCGGGGCCGGCGGTGCTGGACAACATCGCCAGTTGGGGCGTGGGCGGCAGCTACCGCTACGGACCGAATACGACGCGCCTGCTGTTCACCAGCACGCGCTTTCGCAACGGCAACGAGAGTGCCGTGATGAATACCTACGAAGCCAACCAGATCTACCGCTGGGGTCCGGCGTGGACGTTCATGGCGGGCTACTGGTATTCGAAGATGGGCGTGCAGAAGTGGCAGAACGTGACGGGCCTCGCGGACTACGCGCTGTCCAAGCGCACCGACGTATACGTCGAAGCCACGTGGCTGTATGCGGGCGGTGGCGCGGCACCGGTGTTTCTTGGGGGCGGGGCCGCACCGACGTTCGTGAAGGGGACCTACACCGGGCAAGGGCCGTCGTCGACGGCGGTGCGCATCGGCATGCGACACACCTTCTGA
- a CDS encoding LysR family transcriptional regulator, translated as MMNIRHLEYFAVLAEELHFRRSAERLGITQAPLSLAIQALEESLGARLFHRTRRSVSLTEAGIALAAQAPAILAHIEHARESVWQTVSGEVGRLRVGFTNASSLSPVFPQLIHAYRKQRPKVQVQLHELPSSRQLDALEAREIDVALLRLDAQQPAPSSLVLTPLVVEPLVLAMHAGHPLAKAAKVRIADLRDEAFIAYPRSAGVVMFAQIHALCAKRGFEPKIVQEAQQASTLIGLTATGLGVTIVPASLNAIAVPGVVFRDFADTDTTTTLYIGHRYGDANSRVKLFVELAGTLREQGAGSPPATMGKKVSARKRKVGG; from the coding sequence ATGATGAATATTCGGCATCTGGAGTACTTTGCGGTGCTGGCGGAGGAGCTGCATTTCCGGCGCAGTGCCGAGCGGCTGGGGATAACACAGGCACCGCTGAGTCTGGCGATTCAAGCGCTTGAAGAATCGTTGGGAGCGCGGTTGTTTCACCGCACCCGGCGCTCGGTCTCGCTGACCGAGGCGGGTATTGCGCTGGCGGCGCAGGCACCGGCGATCCTGGCGCATATCGAACATGCGCGTGAGTCGGTGTGGCAGACGGTGAGCGGAGAAGTGGGCCGGTTGCGCGTGGGGTTCACGAACGCGTCGTCGCTGTCGCCCGTGTTTCCGCAATTGATTCACGCCTATCGCAAGCAACGGCCGAAGGTGCAGGTTCAGTTGCACGAGTTGCCGTCGTCGCGACAGCTTGATGCGCTGGAAGCGCGCGAAATCGACGTTGCGTTGTTGCGTCTCGATGCGCAGCAACCGGCGCCGTCGTCGTTAGTGCTGACGCCGCTGGTCGTCGAGCCGCTGGTGTTGGCAATGCACGCCGGACACCCGTTGGCAAAGGCGGCCAAGGTGCGCATTGCCGACTTGCGCGACGAGGCGTTCATCGCCTATCCGCGCTCGGCGGGCGTGGTGATGTTCGCGCAGATTCATGCGCTGTGCGCGAAACGCGGGTTCGAACCGAAGATCGTGCAGGAGGCGCAGCAGGCCTCGACGCTGATCGGGCTTACGGCAACCGGGCTTGGCGTCACCATCGTGCCCGCGTCGCTGAACGCTATCGCAGTCCCCGGCGTCGTGTTTCGCGATTTTGCGGATACGGACACGACGACGACGCTTTACATCGGCCATCGGTATGGCGACGCAAACTCACGGGTGAAATTGTTCGTGGAGCTGGCGGGGACATTGCGGGAGCAAGGGGCTGGTAGCCCGCCAGCGACGATGGGGAAGAAGGTGTCGGCGAGGAAGCGCAAGGTGGGTGGGTGA
- a CDS encoding amidohydrolase family protein translates to MATQYAGQLTSTPMRAASSLTRPAFDMPENACDAHMHVFEPLSQYPSVGNPQYTLPDGGLDKYREVMDALSIRRFAIVQPSFYGTDNRCLLDALAKAGDAARGVVMIEEGMPAATLDAWHRANVRAIRLDLFSRAEQPTQEIQAYITRMAALCESLGWHLQFYAPGPIVRNLIPFLADVRTPFVIDHMGYMTQEDGLTSDDFTRLLQLLKDGNCTLKLSAPYRVAKGRPLSSVAPMAKAIIETAPDKVIWGSDWPHIPMGERDTGELLNLLGDWTTDAVTRRRILVDNPARLYDF, encoded by the coding sequence ATGGCAACCCAATACGCCGGCCAACTGACCTCTACCCCGATGCGCGCCGCAAGCTCGCTGACCCGCCCCGCATTCGACATGCCCGAGAACGCCTGCGACGCGCACATGCACGTATTCGAGCCGCTCTCGCAATATCCGAGCGTGGGCAATCCGCAATACACCTTGCCCGATGGCGGGCTCGACAAGTACCGCGAAGTGATGGATGCGCTCTCGATTCGCCGCTTCGCCATCGTCCAGCCCAGCTTCTACGGCACGGACAATCGTTGTCTGCTCGACGCCTTGGCCAAAGCGGGCGATGCCGCACGTGGCGTCGTGATGATCGAGGAGGGGATGCCCGCCGCCACGCTCGATGCATGGCATCGCGCCAACGTGCGGGCCATCCGGCTCGATCTGTTCTCGCGAGCGGAACAACCCACGCAAGAAATTCAGGCCTATATCACCCGCATGGCGGCGCTGTGCGAAAGCCTCGGCTGGCATCTCCAGTTTTACGCGCCGGGTCCGATCGTGCGAAACCTGATTCCGTTTTTGGCCGACGTGCGCACACCGTTCGTGATCGACCACATGGGCTACATGACGCAGGAAGACGGGCTCACGAGCGATGACTTCACGCGCCTGCTTCAACTGCTGAAGGACGGCAACTGCACGCTCAAGCTGTCGGCACCGTATCGCGTGGCCAAAGGGCGACCGCTGTCCTCGGTCGCGCCGATGGCAAAGGCGATCATCGAGACCGCACCTGACAAGGTCATTTGGGGATCGGACTGGCCACATATCCCGATGGGTGAGCGCGATACCGGTGAATTGCTGAACCTGCTGGGTGACTGGACGACAGACGCCGTGACGCGTCGCCGGATCCTCGTCGATAATCCGGCCCGCCTCTACGATTTCTGA
- a CDS encoding ABC transporter substrate-binding protein produces MSPISQLSPNSRPPCRRESRIRWRTSLAASLALVASLACASSAQAQSQPQPQSQPAAARHEIRFAVSSDTPTSMPGSLLRNTATDNILAHVVESLVALRADLSIGPMLADRWDISADGKTYTFHLRHGVQFHNGKPMTAADVKWSYEYFMNPSTGFYCRRAYDGHAGAKVLGVHVVDRYTVTFDLDRASALFLNHMADPRCPLAVLSPDSVDAEGHWSQPIGTGPYVFADWQPGQYVLLKPFAAYRPRQEPANGSAGAKVAHADVRFVTIPDETAQMSALMSGQIDAMNLSEQMVPPKDPAWHVVAGPGADPAMLLIQSRDPLLADVRIRRAIALAADLPGIANAVTEGRSDYNPSLVPNASALASPATRVGYVKSLPEVKRLLDDAGYHGQPITLETNRRYTHMFTMAVYLQSLLARAGINVKLQVVEWGKQLADYRAGRFQLMAFGYTARTDPALMYADVLGDKSRNALVQWEDPAALDLLRSIAGETDDRVRARVFGELHQRMLADVPMLVLYNSPDLMLVSSRLHGVTSWPIRLKRFYNVTKD; encoded by the coding sequence ATGTCCCCGATCTCCCAGTTATCTCCGAATTCCCGGCCACCTTGTCGGCGAGAATCACGCATCCGCTGGCGCACCAGTCTTGCGGCGAGCCTCGCACTGGTGGCGTCGCTGGCGTGTGCTTCTTCGGCACAGGCGCAATCACAGCCGCAGCCGCAGTCACAACCCGCCGCCGCCCGTCACGAGATTCGTTTTGCCGTGAGTTCCGACACACCCACGTCGATGCCGGGCAGCCTGCTGCGCAACACGGCGACGGACAACATCCTCGCGCACGTAGTCGAGTCGCTCGTCGCGTTGCGTGCAGACCTGAGCATCGGCCCGATGCTTGCCGACCGGTGGGACATCTCCGCCGACGGCAAGACCTACACGTTCCATCTGCGCCACGGCGTGCAGTTTCACAACGGCAAACCGATGACGGCGGCCGACGTGAAGTGGAGTTACGAGTACTTCATGAACCCGTCGACCGGGTTCTATTGCCGTCGCGCTTATGACGGCCACGCGGGCGCCAAGGTGCTGGGCGTGCACGTCGTCGATCGTTACACCGTCACGTTCGATCTTGATCGCGCGTCGGCTTTGTTTCTCAATCACATGGCCGACCCGCGCTGCCCGTTGGCGGTGCTCAGTCCGGACAGTGTGGATGCCGAGGGTCATTGGTCGCAGCCCATCGGCACCGGGCCTTACGTGTTTGCCGACTGGCAGCCGGGACAGTACGTGTTGCTCAAACCGTTTGCCGCCTACCGGCCACGTCAGGAACCAGCGAACGGGTCAGCGGGGGCCAAGGTCGCACACGCCGACGTGCGCTTCGTCACGATTCCGGACGAGACGGCGCAGATGTCCGCGCTGATGTCGGGCCAGATCGACGCCATGAATCTCTCCGAGCAAATGGTGCCGCCCAAAGATCCGGCATGGCACGTCGTGGCCGGGCCGGGGGCCGACCCCGCCATGCTGCTGATTCAGTCGCGCGACCCGCTGCTCGCCGATGTGCGCATTCGCCGTGCGATTGCGCTGGCCGCCGATCTGCCGGGCATCGCCAATGCCGTAACGGAAGGGCGCTCGGACTACAACCCGTCGCTCGTGCCGAATGCCAGTGCGCTGGCAAGCCCGGCCACACGCGTGGGTTACGTGAAGTCGCTGCCGGAGGTCAAGCGCCTGCTCGACGACGCCGGCTATCACGGCCAGCCGATCACGCTCGAGACCAATCGCCGCTACACGCACATGTTCACCATGGCCGTGTATCTGCAATCGCTGCTCGCGCGCGCCGGCATCAACGTGAAGCTGCAAGTGGTGGAGTGGGGCAAGCAACTGGCGGACTACCGCGCCGGGCGCTTCCAACTGATGGCGTTCGGCTACACGGCGCGCACCGACCCGGCGTTGATGTATGCCGACGTGCTCGGCGATAAGTCGCGCAACGCGCTGGTGCAGTGGGAAGACCCGGCGGCGCTCGATCTTTTGCGCAGCATCGCGGGCGAGACCGACGACCGCGTGCGTGCCCGCGTGTTCGGCGAACTGCACCAACGCATGCTGGCCGACGTGCCGATGCTCGTGCTCTACAACTCGCCCGACCTGATGCTGGTGAGTTCTCGCCTGCATGGCGTGACGAGCTGGCCCATCCGGCTCAAACGCTTCTATAACGTGACGAAGGACTGA
- a CDS encoding HpcH/HpaI aldolase family protein, whose protein sequence is MESTELMARLRAGQPVFALGMRAARSPDVVRWARAAGYDTVWIDMEHSPMPVDTVSQLCLCAVDLGLMPWVRVPERDYGMINRVLDGGALGIIAARIESAEQAREIVTASRFAPHGQRSQLATLPFVGYEKLPAAEMNRRVNAVTAVKLLIESRAGVENAAAIAAVPGVDIVALGCNDLSADLGHTGNPTHPDVLAACRQVVAAVRAQGKIAIVGGMPEGEALTQLRADGAAPFVFSGIDGDLFLDAMRRRVAADRNALTPA, encoded by the coding sequence ATGGAAAGTACCGAACTCATGGCGCGCCTGCGCGCCGGTCAACCCGTATTTGCACTGGGCATGCGCGCCGCACGCTCACCCGACGTTGTGCGCTGGGCGCGCGCCGCCGGTTACGACACGGTGTGGATCGACATGGAACACAGCCCGATGCCGGTCGACACCGTCTCGCAGCTTTGCCTGTGCGCGGTCGATCTCGGCCTGATGCCTTGGGTGCGCGTGCCGGAGCGCGACTACGGCATGATCAACCGCGTGCTAGACGGCGGCGCACTGGGCATCATCGCTGCCCGTATCGAGTCCGCCGAACAGGCCCGCGAAATCGTCACGGCGAGCCGCTTTGCCCCGCACGGTCAACGCTCCCAACTGGCCACGCTCCCATTCGTCGGCTACGAGAAATTGCCGGCTGCCGAAATGAATCGCCGCGTGAACGCGGTCACCGCAGTCAAGCTGCTGATCGAAAGCCGCGCAGGCGTGGAAAACGCTGCGGCGATTGCGGCAGTGCCCGGCGTCGACATCGTGGCTCTCGGCTGCAACGATCTGTCCGCCGACCTCGGCCATACCGGAAATCCGACTCATCCCGATGTGCTGGCGGCCTGCCGCCAAGTCGTGGCCGCCGTGCGCGCCCAAGGCAAGATCGCCATCGTCGGCGGCATGCCGGAAGGCGAGGCCCTGACGCAACTGCGTGCCGACGGCGCTGCGCCGTTCGTTTTCAGTGGCATCGACGGCGACCTGTTTCTCGACGCGATGCGGCGTCGCGTGGCGGCCGATCGCAACGCGCTGACGCCCGCCTGA
- a CDS encoding MFS transporter: MNLMQNEGTPSVSAALPVRRIVAITLVCFAVSMIDGFDTLMLSFVAPLLSKSLNIDPASLGRVFGAGFIGTVVGSLIAGPLADRFGRRPTLVAALIMTGVFTLACAWATSATELSILRLLGGLGMGGAIPPVTAITAESAPVRRRSALVILMFIGFPLGAVVGGAISAVLMMRFGWPFVFQMGGAFALLVILPVLWVLPATAPADANKSERPGAVLQRRGMLPRVFADGRGVAASALWVGVLATMILSGFLVSFMPTLLHLNGVAPDRAAMGAVTLNIGAIVGALLLSTVVTRAGPFVPVACSFIGGAVLTVVLGNLIGVGHATFGMLFAVGACLVGGQLTFPAIASRLFPTDVRAAGVGATMAIGRLGSIIGPTVGGWLIARQMPLPQLFLFAACMAVIGALGVSIARWRTPPQAEGHDGAAPQVQHPDTYGAQVPHGEVNHGR; this comes from the coding sequence ATGAATCTGATGCAGAACGAGGGGACACCCAGTGTCTCCGCTGCGCTACCCGTACGACGGATCGTCGCGATCACGCTGGTGTGCTTCGCCGTCTCGATGATCGACGGCTTCGACACGCTGATGCTCAGCTTCGTCGCACCGTTGCTGTCCAAGTCATTGAATATCGACCCGGCGTCGCTGGGGCGGGTCTTTGGCGCGGGCTTTATCGGCACGGTCGTCGGCTCGCTCATCGCAGGACCGCTCGCCGACCGCTTCGGCCGCCGCCCGACGCTGGTCGCTGCGCTGATCATGACCGGCGTATTCACGCTGGCTTGCGCATGGGCCACGTCGGCCACGGAATTGTCGATCCTTCGCCTGCTCGGAGGACTGGGCATGGGCGGCGCGATTCCGCCGGTGACGGCCATCACGGCAGAGAGCGCGCCGGTGCGCCGCCGCTCGGCACTCGTCATCCTGATGTTCATCGGCTTTCCGCTGGGTGCCGTCGTGGGCGGCGCGATCTCGGCCGTGCTGATGATGCGCTTCGGCTGGCCGTTCGTGTTCCAGATGGGCGGTGCGTTTGCGCTGCTCGTCATCCTCCCGGTGCTCTGGGTGCTGCCCGCAACGGCGCCTGCCGATGCCAACAAGAGTGAACGTCCCGGTGCCGTCTTGCAGCGGCGCGGCATGCTGCCACGCGTGTTCGCCGACGGACGTGGTGTCGCGGCATCGGCCCTGTGGGTTGGCGTGCTCGCGACGATGATTCTGTCGGGCTTTCTTGTGAGTTTCATGCCGACGCTGTTGCATCTGAACGGCGTAGCGCCCGACCGTGCAGCGATGGGCGCGGTCACGCTCAATATCGGGGCGATTGTCGGCGCGCTGCTGCTCTCGACGGTCGTGACGCGGGCCGGGCCGTTTGTGCCCGTGGCGTGCTCCTTCATCGGCGGTGCCGTGCTGACCGTGGTGCTCGGCAATCTCATCGGCGTGGGGCATGCCACGTTCGGGATGCTCTTCGCGGTCGGTGCCTGTCTGGTCGGTGGCCAACTGACGTTCCCGGCGATAGCCAGCCGATTGTTCCCGACCGACGTGCGTGCCGCCGGGGTCGGCGCGACGATGGCGATCGGCCGCCTCGGCTCGATCATCGGACCGACCGTCGGTGGCTGGTTGATCGCTCGCCAGATGCCGTTGCCGCAACTCTTCCTTTTTGCCGCCTGCATGGCCGTCATCGGTGCCCTGGGTGTGAGCATTGCTCGCTGGCGCACGCCGCCTCAGGCGGAAGGACATGACGGCGCGGCACCTCAGGTGCAACACCCCGACACCTACGGCGCACAAGTGCCGCACGGAGAAGTGAATCATGGCCGTTAA
- a CDS encoding C45 family autoproteolytic acyltransferase/hydolase — MHANEAFPLVDVSGTPFERGLAHGRQVPERVARSLALYRTQLDRRGVSSERQKALARRMVPIIEAFDATYLEEMRGIAEGANVTLEDIVIINCRTEMMYGHDEIGEARKALDDGCTGLIVMPQASTNGRLLHAHNWDWRAECADTGIVLRMRRDDGPDLLVFTEAGTLGRHGINSAGLSLSGNFLTSDRDYVNASEANTPLSLIRRRMLDSTSLADAMKALWNTRRYASNNLMLADARGEAVNLECAPDEIFWLTPTDDILVHANHWLCPVARTKLRDLGLAKSPDSIYRQRRVTAGLNIGRERFGKIDWTVIKGVLADDFGSPVGVLRVPRKVSFDSIAATVCTTLMDAADGVLWIARKPYESREFVEYRLR, encoded by the coding sequence ATGCATGCCAATGAAGCCTTTCCCCTCGTCGATGTGAGCGGCACGCCGTTCGAACGGGGCCTTGCACACGGTCGTCAGGTACCCGAGCGCGTGGCGCGCAGTCTGGCGCTGTACCGCACGCAACTGGATCGCCGGGGCGTGTCGAGCGAACGGCAAAAGGCATTGGCACGTCGGATGGTGCCCATCATCGAGGCATTCGACGCGACGTATCTGGAGGAAATGCGCGGCATCGCCGAGGGCGCGAACGTCACGCTCGAAGATATCGTCATCATCAATTGCCGCACCGAGATGATGTATGGTCACGACGAGATCGGCGAAGCCCGCAAGGCGCTCGACGATGGTTGCACGGGCCTGATCGTCATGCCGCAGGCGAGTACCAATGGGCGTCTGTTGCATGCGCATAACTGGGACTGGCGGGCCGAATGCGCCGATACCGGCATCGTGCTGCGCATGCGACGCGACGACGGCCCCGATCTGTTGGTCTTTACCGAAGCCGGAACGCTTGGCCGCCACGGCATCAACAGCGCAGGCCTGTCGCTGTCCGGCAACTTCCTCACGTCCGACCGCGACTATGTGAACGCGAGCGAAGCCAATACGCCGCTCTCGCTGATTCGCCGCCGCATGCTCGATTCCACCAGCCTTGCCGACGCCATGAAAGCGCTGTGGAATACGCGCCGCTACGCGTCGAACAACCTCATGCTGGCCGATGCGCGCGGTGAAGCCGTGAATCTGGAATGCGCACCGGACGAGATTTTCTGGCTCACGCCGACTGACGACATCCTCGTGCATGCCAATCACTGGCTGTGCCCGGTGGCCCGCACCAAGCTGCGCGATCTCGGTCTGGCCAAGAGCCCCGATTCCATCTACCGCCAACGCCGCGTGACCGCAGGCCTGAACATCGGCCGCGAACGCTTCGGCAAAATCGACTGGACGGTCATCAAGGGCGTACTCGCCGACGACTTCGGCAGCCCCGTGGGCGTACTGCGCGTGCCGCGAAAGGTGAGCTTCGACAGCATTGCGGCGACCGTCTGCACCACGTTGATGGACGCCGCCGACGGTGTGCTGTGGATTGCACGCAAGCCCTACGAATCGCGCGAATTCGTCGAATATCGGTTGCGCTGA
- a CDS encoding DUF5624 domain-containing protein: MSYQPHSAFAGLFHAFTSDPNSLGNRLAKTMSARDAALPLLVSTGSDIALFPGAGAPAQIESFRKSTRGFIELTAVSHLPLALAYLARLRELDDERQGDSEAAAWRAEAKRLIEHAGHVREANTLAHWRDVVAVQSLRGNEARLVDLIDYTCDVSIRWLTQALADPARLDFDRLVADYFEAAPGSDLPVPMNDVMFATFGLAYLDIVYRIGNWLRAQPIDWSRAMVIVSGRSGRPTAGATWSSNNMCHLIWRASGEQLPPERLLVAPHAPGFSVANLGTADDLKSLEAGYRELWHNTRASIEVARKMFPEAPGFSFAPSPDEAMPPLADAQDRNVMVARLRRIMEDPAQLLSNCVADYIVDELARCDNDPSRAVIPGFTHVNYPVRVR, translated from the coding sequence ATGAGCTATCAACCTCATTCCGCCTTCGCCGGGCTGTTTCACGCTTTCACCTCCGACCCGAATAGCCTTGGCAACCGGCTGGCGAAGACGATGTCGGCACGCGACGCAGCACTGCCGCTGCTGGTCTCAACCGGCTCGGATATCGCGCTGTTCCCGGGCGCTGGCGCACCTGCGCAGATCGAGAGTTTTCGTAAGTCGACGCGGGGGTTCATCGAGCTGACGGCGGTCTCGCATCTGCCGCTGGCGCTGGCCTATCTCGCCCGGTTGCGCGAACTGGACGACGAAAGGCAGGGCGACAGCGAAGCGGCCGCATGGCGCGCCGAAGCGAAGCGATTGATCGAACATGCCGGACACGTGCGCGAGGCCAATACCCTGGCGCACTGGCGCGACGTCGTTGCCGTGCAGAGTCTGCGCGGCAACGAAGCCCGGCTGGTCGATCTGATCGACTACACGTGCGACGTTTCCATTCGCTGGCTCACGCAAGCACTGGCCGACCCGGCTCGGCTGGATTTCGACCGCCTCGTCGCAGACTACTTCGAGGCAGCACCGGGCAGCGACTTGCCGGTGCCGATGAACGACGTGATGTTTGCGACCTTCGGTCTTGCGTATCTCGACATTGTCTATCGCATCGGCAACTGGCTGCGCGCGCAACCGATCGACTGGTCGCGCGCGATGGTCATCGTCTCGGGGCGCTCGGGCCGTCCGACGGCGGGGGCGACATGGTCGTCGAACAATATGTGCCATCTCATCTGGCGGGCTTCAGGCGAACAACTGCCGCCCGAGCGCCTGCTAGTGGCACCGCACGCACCGGGCTTTTCCGTGGCGAACCTCGGGACGGCAGACGACCTTAAATCCCTTGAGGCGGGGTACCGCGAGCTGTGGCACAACACACGCGCCAGCATTGAAGTCGCTCGCAAGATGTTTCCGGAAGCGCCCGGGTTTTCATTCGCGCCGTCGCCTGACGAAGCCATGCCGCCGCTGGCCGACGCACAGGACCGCAACGTCATGGTGGCACGACTGCGTCGCATCATGGAAGACCCGGCGCAACTGCTCTCCAACTGCGTGGCCGACTACATCGTCGATGAGTTAGCCCGCTGCGATAACGACCCGTCGCGCGCGGTCATCCCCGGATTTACGCATGTGAATTACCCGGTGCGCGTTCGTTGA
- a CDS encoding ABC transporter permease — MPAYLFKRISMSVPTVFIVTLLVFGMIRAIPGDPATLMLGDLNDPALLAHLRHSLGLDEPWPAQYLHWIEHLLRGDLGMSIARHRPVSALIAEAFPVTAKIVLGATFVACLFAIPAGLFAAWRQNRRSDLVIVMTTVLLVSIPSFWSGILLIWIFGVKLHWLPTFGYQTFAQAGWGSLRYLVLPVIAIALGEIAVVTRMIRASSIDVLRLEYIAHARAKGLSERRVLVRHTLPNAFGPTLTVIGLVVGHLLAGGAVIETVFTLPGMGRLLVESIYARDYPVVQGCLLVIALIYVVINLVVDLLYPLFDPRIKH, encoded by the coding sequence ATGCCGGCGTACCTTTTCAAGCGCATCTCGATGTCCGTGCCCACGGTCTTTATCGTGACGCTGCTCGTGTTCGGCATGATTCGCGCCATTCCGGGCGACCCCGCCACGCTCATGCTGGGCGACCTGAACGACCCGGCGCTGCTCGCACATCTGCGTCACTCGCTGGGGCTCGACGAGCCCTGGCCTGCGCAATATCTGCACTGGATCGAACACCTGCTGCGCGGCGATCTGGGCATGTCGATTGCCCGGCACCGCCCGGTGAGCGCGCTGATCGCAGAAGCCTTTCCGGTAACGGCAAAGATCGTGCTCGGCGCAACGTTCGTTGCTTGCCTCTTCGCCATTCCGGCCGGGCTGTTTGCGGCATGGCGGCAGAATCGCCGCAGCGATCTGGTGATCGTCATGACGACGGTGCTGCTCGTGTCGATCCCGAGTTTCTGGTCCGGCATTCTGCTCATCTGGATCTTCGGGGTGAAGCTGCACTGGCTGCCCACGTTCGGCTATCAGACGTTTGCGCAGGCAGGGTGGGGCTCACTGCGCTATCTCGTGTTGCCGGTGATTGCCATTGCGTTGGGCGAGATCGCCGTCGTTACCCGCATGATTCGCGCGAGCAGCATCGACGTGCTGCGGCTGGAGTACATCGCCCATGCGCGTGCCAAGGGCTTGAGCGAGCGCCGCGTGCTGGTGCGGCACACGTTGCCTAACGCGTTCGGCCCGACGCTTACCGTGATCGGTCTCGTGGTCGGCCACTTGCTGGCAGGCGGTGCTGTCATCGAGACGGTCTTCACGCTGCCCGGCATGGGGCGCCTGCTGGTGGAGAGCATTTATGCGCGAGATTACCCGGTCGTGCAGGGCTGTTTGCTGGTGATCGCGCTGATCTACGTCGTGATCAATCTGGTCGTCGACCTGCTGTATCCGCTGTTCGATCCCCGTATTAAGCACTAA